In Selenomonas dianae, a genomic segment contains:
- a CDS encoding phosphoribosyltransferase family protein: MAKRFYDLTVAGCKRRLSILNLNEHLAIAGFIMLGDVELCESCARELAKKIPADTEIIMTAETKGIPLAAELSRQLGMPYYITARKSVKAYMEDPIWVEDESITTMGKQRLYIMNTDIARIAERKVLLLDDVISTGGSMTALGNLANKAGAHVIGQAAVLAEGDAAKRTDIIFLEELPLFEAE, encoded by the coding sequence ATGGCAAAACGATTCTACGATCTCACTGTCGCGGGCTGCAAGCGCAGGCTCTCCATCCTCAATCTCAACGAGCATCTGGCAATCGCCGGCTTCATCATGCTCGGCGATGTCGAACTCTGCGAAAGCTGTGCGCGGGAACTTGCGAAAAAGATTCCCGCTGACACGGAGATCATCATGACTGCCGAGACGAAGGGCATCCCCCTCGCAGCCGAGCTCTCCCGTCAGCTCGGAATGCCCTACTACATCACGGCGCGTAAGTCCGTCAAGGCATATATGGAAGATCCGATCTGGGTCGAGGACGAATCAATCACAACGATGGGCAAGCAGCGTCTCTATATCATGAACACCGATATTGCGCGCATCGCAGAACGCAAGGTTCTCCTGCTCGACGATGTCATCAGCACGGGCGGCTCCATGACCGCACTCGGAAACCTCGCCAATAAGGCGGGCGCACACGTCATCGGGCAGGCGGCGGTACTCGCCGAGGGCGATGCGGCAAAGCGGACGGACATCATCTTCCTTGAGGAACTTCCGCTTTTTGAAGCGGAATAG
- a CDS encoding aspartate aminotransferase family protein, giving the protein MDTASPNENGYIGAAAILEKKKKYIMPCLGHFYSEPRQIVRGEMQYLYDSEGRKYLDCFAGVSVINCGHCNPAINAAVTEQLNTLQHVCNIYLTENFVNLAEQLARITPGNLQKSFFCSTGTEANEGAALLAQIATGRSEFIALRGGLHGRTKLTMSLTGISMWRTDPNPVGGIHFVKNPYCYRCPHKHTPEECGIDCTYELEETIKSATTGRPAAFIAESIQGNAGIIVPPKNYFKRVKEILDHYGALFIADEVQTGFARTGKMFAIEHFGVTPDIMTMAKALGNGAPISAFIATPEVADTYTKPGASTLGGNPVSSTAGLQVIRYIEEHDLIRNAERRGAQLRAGLREIQKRHPIIGDVRGLGLMVGAEFVHADKAPAAAELDLVLEELKDRGFIVGKNGIGRNVMAFQPPLIITEDNINEVLNALEMILSEKGL; this is encoded by the coding sequence ATGGACACAGCTTCCCCAAACGAAAACGGATACATCGGCGCAGCCGCCATCCTGGAAAAGAAGAAGAAATACATCATGCCCTGCCTCGGGCATTTCTACAGCGAACCGCGCCAGATCGTGCGCGGCGAGATGCAGTACCTCTACGACAGCGAAGGCAGGAAGTATCTCGACTGCTTTGCAGGTGTCTCCGTCATCAACTGCGGACACTGCAATCCCGCGATCAATGCTGCCGTCACGGAGCAGCTGAATACGCTCCAGCACGTCTGCAACATCTACCTCACAGAGAACTTCGTCAACCTCGCCGAGCAGCTTGCACGCATTACGCCCGGAAACCTCCAAAAGAGCTTTTTCTGCTCCACGGGTACGGAGGCGAACGAGGGTGCGGCACTCCTCGCACAGATTGCAACAGGCCGCAGCGAATTCATCGCCCTGCGCGGCGGACTGCACGGGCGCACAAAACTCACAATGAGCCTCACGGGCATCTCCATGTGGCGCACCGATCCGAATCCCGTCGGCGGCATCCACTTTGTCAAAAATCCTTACTGCTACCGCTGCCCGCACAAGCACACCCCCGAAGAATGCGGCATTGACTGCACCTACGAACTGGAGGAAACAATCAAGAGTGCGACCACGGGCCGCCCCGCCGCCTTCATTGCCGAGAGCATTCAGGGCAATGCTGGCATCATCGTCCCGCCGAAGAACTACTTCAAGCGCGTCAAGGAGATCCTCGATCACTACGGTGCACTCTTCATCGCGGACGAAGTACAGACAGGATTTGCACGCACGGGCAAGATGTTTGCCATCGAGCATTTCGGCGTTACGCCCGACATTATGACCATGGCGAAGGCGCTCGGCAACGGTGCGCCCATCAGCGCATTCATCGCCACGCCGGAGGTCGCAGATACCTACACGAAGCCCGGTGCATCGACCCTCGGCGGCAACCCCGTCTCCTCAACGGCGGGGCTTCAGGTCATCCGCTATATCGAGGAGCACGATCTCATCAGGAACGCCGAACGGCGTGGAGCGCAGCTGCGCGCAGGACTGAGGGAAATCCAGAAGCGCCACCCCATCATCGGCGATGTGCGGGGACTCGGGCTCATGGTCGGCGCAGAGTTCGTCCATGCGGACAAAGCCCCGGCTGCCGCCGAACTGGATCTCGTGCTCGAAGAACTCAAGGACAGGGGCTTTATCGTCGGCAAGAACGGCATCGGTCGCAACGTCATGGCATTTCAACCGCCGCTCATCATCACCGAGGACAACATCAATGAAGTGCTGAACGCGCTTGAGATGATACTCTCAGAGAAAGGACTCTAG
- a CDS encoding TonB-dependent receptor produces the protein MSKKIREGAALGVLLSSVLYGGVNVHAQEISARESIEETDSSISYETKDIEVAGELKDPFGNVITEQSYYRTGGDVNVIDRETLEKRHFNQLSDALKTVPGVLVRKPGYRGGEMGIEDTHSILSINGDDRVVVLVDGRRVDNSAANVLQPWTEDGTKAMLDINQIINMNGVEQIEVIKGPGASIYGSDATGGVINIITRKGEGQPQGTLDISTGSWNRHNYKFTYSGALDANRLKYFVSLSREMSGDAKYKDGLSGNTYRWLNTGYKDQAANIRVDYDFDKNHALYFSHNHMQGDDDYPMTAPEHRYFNPTDWNRIITDWKTYKKRGETDNPGFRNLRYTWAATGAYNAYNKNNNDVTYVFHRDNGMESFVRIYNQHERYWGAFGAGDARDPHISPNTPAWDAWVRQHYVGRSEKHWFFRMENYGMQLQLGKAYGRHNLLTTWTYDRSKFENHRLYRGIVSRMERSSINGYLQDKIFVSDKFEITPSLRYARYTDASENDGEGGNENLGQTRGVFTPSLHMQYAFEKGTSAYLGYTRVHRPLRPNDYTSSYEDPYGNELLANLKDERGDVWTMGLRHDFSKKTSASVHYDYTWMSNAVVGYNVLDPSDPTQSFYRAVNANELKKSFNLTLQHRFDKHLTVGADYFHAYDRYSAKDGMTFDPDLSLADGNVNSVINDLRPANVYKFDISYDNRRLNASLSGTWYTGMNTMVFTSTRKLIMDFNINYKLHKDMTIYASIENLTNAAYETVGSDYYGPAAYPELGRSFMVGAKYTF, from the coding sequence ATGAGCAAGAAGATTCGTGAGGGTGCGGCGCTTGGCGTTCTCTTGTCATCTGTCCTGTACGGGGGGGTGAATGTTCACGCACAGGAGATTTCTGCGCGTGAATCCATCGAGGAGACCGATTCGTCAATTTCATATGAAACGAAGGATATCGAGGTCGCAGGTGAACTCAAAGATCCGTTTGGCAATGTTATCACGGAACAGTCCTACTACCGCACGGGCGGCGACGTGAATGTCATTGATCGGGAGACGCTTGAGAAGCGTCATTTTAACCAACTCAGTGATGCGCTGAAAACAGTCCCCGGTGTACTCGTGCGTAAGCCCGGCTACCGCGGCGGCGAGATGGGAATCGAAGACACGCACAGCATTCTGAGCATCAACGGCGATGATCGTGTCGTTGTGCTTGTGGACGGACGCCGCGTGGACAACTCGGCGGCCAATGTACTGCAACCATGGACGGAAGACGGCACGAAAGCGATGCTCGACATCAACCAGATCATCAATATGAACGGTGTCGAACAGATCGAGGTCATCAAGGGCCCGGGCGCATCCATCTACGGTTCGGATGCGACGGGCGGCGTTATCAATATCATCACACGCAAGGGCGAAGGGCAGCCGCAGGGAACGCTCGATATATCGACGGGTTCGTGGAATCGTCATAATTATAAGTTTACCTATTCCGGAGCTCTCGATGCGAATCGTCTCAAATATTTCGTTTCACTCAGCCGTGAGATGAGTGGGGATGCGAAATACAAGGACGGTCTGAGCGGGAATACCTATCGCTGGCTGAATACGGGCTATAAGGATCAGGCTGCCAATATTCGCGTCGACTATGACTTTGACAAGAATCATGCACTTTATTTCTCTCATAACCATATGCAGGGCGATGACGACTATCCGATGACCGCACCGGAGCACAGATACTTCAACCCGACGGACTGGAATCGTATCATTACGGATTGGAAGACGTATAAAAAACGAGGTGAAACGGACAATCCGGGTTTCCGCAATCTGCGCTACACATGGGCGGCGACAGGTGCATACAATGCATATAACAAGAACAACAATGATGTGACGTATGTGTTCCATCGCGATAACGGCATGGAGAGCTTTGTCCGCATTTACAATCAGCATGAGCGCTACTGGGGAGCGTTCGGTGCGGGAGATGCGCGTGACCCGCACATTTCGCCGAATACACCTGCATGGGATGCGTGGGTGCGTCAGCACTATGTCGGACGCAGTGAAAAGCATTGGTTTTTCCGTATGGAGAACTACGGTATGCAGCTCCAGCTTGGCAAGGCATACGGCAGACACAACTTGCTGACAACATGGACGTATGACCGGTCGAAGTTTGAGAATCATAGGCTTTATAGGGGTATTGTGTCGCGCATGGAACGTTCATCCATTAACGGTTATCTGCAGGACAAGATTTTTGTTTCGGATAAATTCGAGATTACTCCATCTCTCCGCTATGCGCGCTATACGGATGCCTCTGAGAACGATGGCGAGGGAGGGAATGAGAACCTCGGTCAAACACGCGGCGTGTTCACGCCGTCGCTCCATATGCAGTATGCCTTTGAGAAGGGGACGAGTGCCTATCTCGGCTATACGCGCGTGCATCGTCCCTTGCGTCCGAATGACTATACTTCATCGTATGAAGACCCCTATGGGAACGAGCTACTTGCCAATCTGAAAGATGAGCGTGGGGATGTCTGGACGATGGGGCTGCGCCATGACTTCTCGAAGAAGACATCCGCCTCCGTCCACTATGACTATACGTGGATGAGCAATGCGGTCGTCGGCTATAACGTGCTCGATCCGAGTGACCCAACGCAGTCGTTCTATCGTGCCGTCAATGCCAATGAGCTGAAGAAGTCCTTCAATTTAACGTTGCAGCACCGATTTGATAAGCATCTGACGGTCGGTGCGGATTACTTCCATGCGTATGATCGGTACTCGGCAAAGGATGGCATGACCTTTGACCCTGACCTTAGTTTGGCAGATGGCAATGTCAACTCGGTTATCAATGATCTGCGTCCTGCGAATGTCTACAAGTTTGATATTTCCTATGACAACAGGCGGCTCAATGCATCTCTGTCCGGTACGTGGTATACGGGGATGAATACGATGGTATTCACTTCGACGCGCAAACTGATTATGGATTTTAACATCAATTACAAACTGCATAAGGACATGACGATCTATGCATCGATCGAAAATCTGACGAATGCAGCGTATGAGACGGTTGGATCGGATTACTACGGACCTGCCGCCTACCCCGAACTTGGGCGATCGTTCATGGTCGGCGCGAAGTATACGTTCTGA
- a CDS encoding TonB-dependent receptor, which yields MILMKKRAVLLSILLAGSVHLPVVYGAAAENKDSYSLPDVFVYGNYKDEIFHGGQIVRKNNLGIIGKADFMDVPFNVMSLSQKSIDMNRSSGNTLLEVLTLDPTVTSDGDNTYNDVHIRGYRLRSQDYYINGVPGMLSPSSIPTNFVDRVEIISGPNTLVNGIGSYSASAAGTVNLVPKVAEDETKIVFRETFSGKSHFAHELDLGTRFGKDKEWGVRANIGIEDGATRFRNEKYKENNAFVNVDYRGEKTSAQLLVGHREVRHKGCQTGIRLGGHSLPKPPQGDANFQPSWGEYSHANDIVTFSLAQQLNPSAELFFKCGYHTDEWDPVIMAYYPRLTDEKGNFITYVEMIRENRTFRGYAGGVRLKADTGQMHHDIVLSADRLEGEEWIEYDTDYYDDLLPPYKGNIYDKSSFDKMIPPKAPNWGYHDDDDDKVMKGISFVDRIVTDDDKWSFLLGLRHQVVSQGKNDSSKYSPNFGLMYALNPHVKVYANYMESLGRGRKVGRRYANRGEYLPPQTTEQYELGVKWDAKRLGGSFSIFSVEQENLHVDANNRYGYNGRQKNQGGQVTVFGHVTPKLNLLGGIMYLNAKQKGGKNDGRTIAGIPKWNFTLSTEYQMNAEWSLTGRMVANSKAPMNPLASKHVPGWWRLDLGAQYKHTFANGDALRVGLNVFNVLNREYWVVQDAVAESVSMHGPRSLVLSLAYDF from the coding sequence ATGATTCTCATGAAAAAAAGAGCCGTTCTCCTCAGTATTCTGCTTGCAGGGTCCGTCCATCTGCCGGTCGTATATGGCGCAGCCGCTGAGAATAAGGATTCGTATTCTCTGCCGGATGTTTTTGTGTATGGCAATTATAAGGACGAAATTTTCCATGGCGGGCAAATTGTACGCAAGAACAATTTGGGCATTATTGGCAAGGCAGACTTTATGGATGTACCGTTTAATGTGATGAGCCTTTCGCAAAAGTCCATTGACATGAATCGCTCCTCCGGAAATACGCTCCTTGAGGTGCTTACGTTGGATCCCACGGTGACCTCTGACGGCGACAATACCTATAATGATGTGCATATTCGCGGCTATCGTCTGCGTTCGCAGGACTATTACATCAATGGCGTGCCGGGGATGCTCTCCCCTTCGTCGATTCCAACCAATTTCGTGGACAGGGTGGAGATCATCTCAGGGCCAAATACGTTGGTGAACGGGATCGGTAGTTACTCTGCCAGTGCGGCCGGCACCGTGAATCTCGTTCCGAAAGTTGCGGAAGATGAGACGAAGATCGTCTTCCGGGAAACCTTTTCCGGGAAGAGCCATTTTGCTCATGAACTGGATCTCGGGACACGCTTCGGGAAGGACAAGGAGTGGGGCGTTCGGGCCAATATCGGCATCGAGGATGGAGCAACGCGATTCCGAAATGAAAAATATAAGGAAAACAATGCTTTTGTCAATGTCGATTATCGGGGAGAGAAAACTTCTGCGCAGCTTTTGGTCGGACATCGGGAGGTGCGCCACAAAGGATGTCAGACAGGAATCCGACTGGGTGGTCATTCTCTGCCAAAACCGCCGCAGGGGGATGCAAACTTTCAGCCTTCGTGGGGAGAATACAGCCATGCCAACGATATTGTGACGTTTTCTCTGGCGCAGCAGCTCAATCCCTCGGCAGAACTGTTTTTTAAGTGCGGGTATCATACCGATGAGTGGGATCCCGTGATCATGGCGTACTATCCAAGGCTGACCGATGAGAAGGGGAATTTTATAACCTATGTGGAGATGATTCGGGAGAACAGAACCTTTCGCGGGTATGCCGGGGGTGTTCGTCTGAAAGCCGATACCGGTCAGATGCATCACGATATTGTGCTGAGCGCGGATCGGTTGGAGGGCGAGGAATGGATTGAGTATGATACGGATTACTATGATGATCTGCTTCCTCCTTACAAGGGGAATATTTACGACAAATCCTCGTTTGATAAGATGATCCCGCCCAAGGCACCGAATTGGGGGTATCATGATGATGACGACGATAAGGTCATGAAGGGAATCAGTTTTGTCGATCGCATCGTCACCGATGATGACAAATGGTCTTTTTTGCTCGGCCTTCGTCATCAGGTTGTTTCACAGGGAAAAAATGACAGCTCCAAGTATAGTCCAAATTTCGGACTGATGTATGCGCTGAACCCCCATGTGAAGGTGTATGCCAACTACATGGAAAGTCTCGGCAGGGGAAGAAAGGTGGGCAGACGATATGCCAACAGGGGAGAATATCTGCCGCCACAGACCACCGAGCAATACGAGCTTGGCGTGAAATGGGATGCCAAGCGTCTGGGCGGGAGCTTCAGCATTTTTTCCGTGGAGCAGGAAAATCTCCATGTGGATGCGAATAATCGGTATGGCTATAACGGCCGACAAAAAAATCAAGGGGGACAAGTGACGGTATTCGGACACGTAACGCCAAAACTCAATCTCCTTGGCGGGATAATGTACCTGAACGCCAAGCAAAAGGGTGGAAAAAATGACGGTAGGACGATTGCGGGAATTCCAAAATGGAATTTCACACTCTCCACCGAATATCAGATGAATGCGGAATGGTCACTGACGGGACGTATGGTGGCGAATAGCAAGGCACCTATGAATCCGCTTGCCAGCAAGCATGTACCGGGATGGTGGCGACTGGATCTTGGGGCGCAGTACAAACATACATTTGCGAATGGAGATGCGCTGCGCGTGGGGCTCAACGTATTTAATGTACTGAACAGAGAGTATTGGGTTGTTCAGGATGCCGTTGCGGAATCGGTCTCGATGCATGGTCCGCGCAGTCTGGTACTGTCTCTGGCGTATGATTTCTAA
- a CDS encoding ABC transporter substrate-binding protein, with amino-acid sequence MVDTYDADGAPLQTTFQRAPQRIIVDEVNALETLLILGQGERIVGAALSTAGVSYARLQREYPEEFAKVEPVIQNSIGREQAVALQPDFILAWKASFTPRWYGNTAWWQERGVNTYVIATANHVLKDATVEDECKFIDDMGRIFDQKEQTDALLRDIRAELRMDEETMRGREQQTVLIVEVGEGDILNYDAGWVVGDMVRRLGGRIPLTSKYIGEEELISCDPDVIFVAYNDAYGKQFAENFFRAVRFNSLRAVQNNRIHFVPVEYVYTPAFKLLDGIRAIRRGLYPDE; translated from the coding sequence GTGGTTGATACCTATGATGCGGACGGTGCTCCCTTGCAGACGACGTTTCAGCGTGCGCCGCAGCGCATCATCGTAGACGAGGTGAATGCACTGGAAACTCTGCTGATCCTCGGACAGGGGGAGCGTATCGTCGGCGCGGCACTGAGCACCGCGGGCGTTTCCTACGCGCGTCTGCAGCGAGAATACCCGGAGGAGTTTGCCAAGGTAGAGCCCGTGATTCAAAACTCCATCGGACGGGAGCAGGCAGTCGCTCTGCAGCCGGATTTCATCCTCGCATGGAAGGCTTCGTTTACGCCGCGCTGGTATGGGAATACAGCGTGGTGGCAGGAACGCGGTGTGAATACCTATGTGATTGCAACGGCGAACCACGTTCTAAAAGATGCGACGGTTGAGGACGAATGCAAATTCATTGACGATATGGGGCGGATCTTCGACCAAAAAGAGCAGACGGATGCCCTGCTGCGGGATATTCGCGCGGAGTTGCGCATGGATGAGGAGACGATGCGCGGAAGAGAACAGCAGACGGTTCTGATCGTCGAGGTGGGGGAGGGGGATATCCTCAACTATGACGCGGGCTGGGTGGTCGGCGATATGGTGCGCCGCCTCGGTGGACGCATTCCGCTCACGAGTAAGTACATCGGCGAGGAAGAACTGATCTCCTGTGATCCGGATGTCATTTTTGTTGCGTATAACGATGCATACGGGAAACAGTTTGCAGAGAATTTTTTTCGGGCAGTGCGCTTTAACTCACTGCGTGCCGTGCAAAACAATCGCATTCACTTTGTTCCTGTGGAGTATGTCTATACGCCCGCCTTTAAGCTGCTCGATGGTATCCGCGCGATTCGGCGGGGACTGTATCCGGATGAATGA
- the lgt gene encoding prolipoprotein diacylglyceryl transferase → MHQYLFYIGDFPIRSYGVVISLSILLASGVGYFLAKADGRGYEKHVPDLGIYCGIAGLLGARLWDVFFFDWDYYQHHLTEILNVWQGGMAIQGGVFLGVLAGILYSRKHRLDTVHFMDVAAPAIVLGQALGRCANLLNGDAFGAPTGSNFGILYPDTTLAHHTYGAQPLWPAEVWEGQLDIVIFALLLIFRARGHARGQCFALYVMLYSLVRFALEYLRGDYTEKYLGLFTSAQMTSLGFGLVALTIFLWLGLRENTTVPAETEQINERRKRRKK, encoded by the coding sequence TTGCATCAATATCTCTTCTACATCGGCGATTTCCCCATCCGCTCCTACGGGGTCGTCATCTCCCTCTCGATCCTACTCGCGTCGGGGGTCGGCTACTTCCTCGCAAAGGCGGACGGGCGCGGCTACGAGAAGCACGTTCCCGATCTCGGCATCTACTGCGGCATTGCGGGACTTCTCGGTGCACGGCTCTGGGACGTATTTTTCTTTGATTGGGACTACTACCAGCACCACCTGACCGAGATCCTGAACGTCTGGCAGGGCGGTATGGCGATCCAGGGCGGCGTCTTTCTCGGTGTGCTCGCCGGCATCCTATACAGTCGGAAACACAGGCTCGACACTGTTCACTTCATGGATGTTGCCGCGCCCGCCATCGTGCTCGGACAGGCGCTCGGCAGATGTGCGAATCTCCTCAACGGGGATGCATTCGGCGCACCGACGGGCAGCAATTTCGGCATCCTCTACCCCGACACCACCCTTGCACACCACACCTACGGTGCGCAGCCGCTCTGGCCGGCGGAAGTCTGGGAGGGGCAACTCGACATCGTCATCTTCGCCCTGCTGCTCATCTTTCGCGCACGCGGGCACGCACGCGGACAGTGCTTCGCCCTCTACGTCATGCTCTACAGCCTCGTGCGCTTCGCGCTCGAATACTTGCGGGGCGACTATACGGAGAAGTACCTCGGACTCTTTACCAGTGCCCAGATGACCAGTCTCGGCTTCGGACTCGTTGCCCTCACCATCTTCCTCTGGCTCGGACTGCGTGAGAATACCACTGTTCCTGCTGAAACGGAGCAGATAAACGAACGTAGAAAACGACGAAAAAAATGA
- a CDS encoding peptidase U32 family protein, whose product MLLHRKSVELLAPAGTWEALTAGIAAGADAVYLGGKHFNMRLHEGDFNFDDERLKAAVEYAHTHNVELYVTLNNLISNEELPALREYLAYLNEIRPDAILVQDFAVLELVHEMGITVPLHTSVMMNTHNEHAIEKLKEYGITRIVVGREMTLSELALFRTRTGIEVEYFMHGDMCISESGQCIHSGVLFGQSGNRGRCMKICRWPFALIDEETGTVLDADSPGPYKLALKDMCMYRSIPALIQAGVYSFKIEGRMRSPEFIARLVSTYRKAIDSYIADPSGYTTDEEGWRTLYDNRVRDYTTTFAFGQPTAIDIGMTGEREPRFFSQAVEEAGFADDVLRGERPMEKENAPSRHLSIRVGTVDAARAAVDAGADTVYVGGEAFRPNRPWKLGDYAEIVRYAAGRTRVIVNTPRTTMRRECGELEQFFTALNDIPVDGIMVGNLGTLKLARTLTKLPVQADHSFNIFNHLAVTFLKENGLTMATASYELSFQQLREIVENAVLPIEAVIHGSYESMICDYNFPAMSLPNYSDLAAPELMDTHYAFRDETGGVHSIRVDQYERNHIYFAKDLCLYPYLEKFNGLGSYRIEAQDYTADVTAEIVRIYRAALDRLAAGGDGFRAADFDRLTEISPRPLGIGTYRFRQSRNSI is encoded by the coding sequence CTGAAGGCGGCGGTCGAGTACGCACACACGCACAACGTCGAGCTCTACGTCACGCTCAACAACCTCATCAGCAACGAGGAGCTGCCCGCGCTGCGCGAATACCTCGCCTACCTCAACGAGATCCGCCCCGACGCGATCCTCGTACAGGATTTCGCCGTGCTTGAGCTCGTACACGAAATGGGCATCACGGTTCCCCTGCACACCTCCGTCATGATGAACACGCACAACGAGCACGCGATCGAAAAACTCAAGGAGTACGGCATCACACGCATTGTCGTCGGACGTGAGATGACACTCTCCGAACTCGCACTTTTCCGCACACGCACGGGCATCGAGGTCGAATACTTCATGCACGGCGATATGTGCATCTCCGAGAGCGGTCAGTGCATCCACTCGGGGGTGCTCTTCGGACAGAGCGGCAATCGTGGACGCTGCATGAAGATCTGCCGTTGGCCGTTCGCCCTCATCGACGAGGAGACGGGCACGGTGCTCGATGCAGACAGCCCCGGTCCCTACAAGCTCGCGCTCAAGGATATGTGTATGTACCGCTCCATCCCCGCACTCATTCAGGCAGGCGTCTACTCGTTCAAAATTGAGGGACGGATGCGTTCGCCCGAGTTCATCGCGCGGCTCGTATCCACCTACCGCAAGGCGATTGACAGCTACATCGCCGACCCGAGCGGCTACACAACGGATGAGGAGGGATGGCGCACGCTCTACGACAACCGCGTGCGCGACTACACGACGACGTTTGCTTTTGGACAGCCGACCGCCATCGACATCGGCATGACAGGCGAGCGCGAGCCGCGCTTCTTCAGTCAGGCGGTTGAGGAGGCAGGGTTTGCCGACGATGTACTGCGCGGCGAGCGCCCAATGGAAAAGGAGAATGCACCGAGCCGCCATCTGAGCATACGCGTTGGCACGGTCGATGCTGCGCGTGCGGCGGTGGATGCGGGTGCGGATACCGTCTACGTCGGCGGCGAGGCGTTCCGCCCGAACCGCCCGTGGAAACTCGGAGACTATGCGGAAATCGTGCGCTATGCGGCGGGACGTACGCGCGTCATCGTGAACACGCCGCGCACCACCATGCGCCGTGAGTGCGGCGAACTCGAACAGTTTTTTACCGCACTGAACGATATACCCGTGGACGGCATTATGGTCGGCAACCTCGGCACGCTGAAGCTCGCCCGCACGCTCACGAAGCTGCCCGTACAAGCGGATCACTCGTTCAACATTTTCAACCACCTCGCCGTCACCTTCCTCAAGGAGAATGGTCTGACGATGGCAACCGCCTCCTACGAACTTTCATTTCAGCAGCTGCGCGAGATCGTTGAGAACGCTGTCCTGCCCATCGAGGCAGTCATTCACGGCTCGTATGAGTCCATGATCTGCGACTACAACTTCCCCGCGATGTCGCTGCCGAACTACAGTGACCTTGCCGCGCCGGAGCTGATGGACACACACTATGCCTTCCGCGACGAGACGGGCGGCGTACACTCCATCCGCGTCGATCAGTACGAGCGCAACCATATCTACTTTGCAAAGGATCTGTGCCTCTATCCCTACCTTGAAAAGTTCAACGGACTTGGCTCGTACCGCATCGAGGCACAGGACTACACGGCGGATGTGACCGCTGAGATTGTCCGCATCTACCGCGCCGCACTCGACCGCCTCGCAGCAGGCGGCGACGGCTTCCGAGCGGCGGACTTCGACCGCCTCACAGAGATTTCGCCGCGTCCCTTGGGCATCGGCACCTACCGTTTCCGCCAGAGCCGCAATTCCATTTAG